From a region of the Triticum aestivum cultivar Chinese Spring chromosome 7D, IWGSC CS RefSeq v2.1, whole genome shotgun sequence genome:
- the LOC123166894 gene encoding transcription factor RF2a, with amino-acid sequence MSRSPAPDGGGGGGGNRLPPVKPSVSLSPSPTGPPESDISHMPDSPARSLGHRRAHSEIIGLPDDHDLDLPGCAGDGPSLSDENEEELFSMFLDAEKLNAQLREASETESSCASAGAGAGPRPRHHHSHSMDASSSFDAEQLLGTPAVEGMSTVEAKKAMSNAKLAELALVDPKKAKRIWANRQSAARSKERKMRYISELERKVQTLHAEATTLSTQLALLHRDTAGLSTKNSELKMRLQNVQQQIHLQDALNDALKSELQRLKMATSHMGNTVGGMMNLIGPPPPHSVGGNQPMFHIQGQAAMQPLHQMQQIHPQHQQPLLHPLQLQAQQLLLQQQASAAPPPNPKMKRAISAPNQWIGGWSESSGN; translated from the exons ATGAGCAGGTCTCCGGccccggatggcggcggcggcggcggcggcaatcgCTTGCCGCCAGTGAAACCGTCGGTGTCGCTGTCACCGTCGCCGACGGGCCCTCCGGAGAGCGACATCAGCCACATGCCGGACTCCCCCGCGCGCAGCCTCGGCCACCGCCGCGCGCACTCCGAGATCATCGGCCTCCCCGACGACCACGACCTCGACCTCCCGGGCTGCGCAGGGGACGGGCCGTCGCTGTCGGACGAGAACGAGGAGGAGCTCTTCTCCATGTTCCTCGACGCCGAGAAGCTCAACGCGCAGCTGCGCGAGGCGTCGGAGACGGAGTCGTCGTGCGCCTCGGCGGGCGCCGGTGCGGGGCCGAGGCCGCGCCATCACCACAGCCATTCCATGGACGCGTCGAGCTCTTTCGACGCGGAGCAGCTGCTTGGGACGCCGGCGGTGGAGGGGATGTCGACGGTGGAGGCCAAGAAGGCAATGTCCAACGCAAAGCTCGCAGAACTAGCGCTTGTCGACCCAAAGAAGGCAAAAAG GATTTGGGCTAATAGACAATCGGCGGCCAGATCGAAAGAAAGGAAGATGCGGTATATTTCTGAACTTGAACGGAAGGTGCAAACCCTGCATGCAGAAGCAACAACATTGTCAACCCAGCTGGCACTTCTACAT AGAGACACTGCCGGGCTCTCTACCAAGAACAGCGAACTGAAGATGCGCCTGCAAAACGTGCAGCAACAAATCCACTTACAAGATG CTCTGAATGACGCACTGAAATCTGAGCTGCAAAGGCTGAAGATGGCGACGAGCCACATGGGCAACACCGTTGGGGGAATGATGAACTTGATCGGCCCACCCCCGCCGCACTCGGTTGGAGGGAACCAGCCAATGTTCCACATTCAGGGCCAGGCTGCAATGCAGCCACTGCACCAGATGCAGCAGATTCACCCTCAGCACCAGCAGCCGTTGCTGCATCCGCTGCAACTGCAAGCACAGCAGCTGCTGTTGCAGCAGCAGGCTTCTGCTGCACCACCACCCAACCCGAAGATGAAACGGGCCATCTCCGCTCCGAACCAGTGGATTGGTGGGTGGTCCGAGAGCAGTGGCAACTGA